In Providencia hangzhouensis, the DNA window AGGGTTAAGTTCGACTCTCACAATGAAAAATGCATTTGATAAGCCATATCTATCTTCCACTGGCGTACCCCAAGAAGGTCGGAACTTTTATCTCAACATGAATTACAACTGGTAGTTAAGTAGTAAAAAACCATGTTATCAACTGATTTTATTAAATTTATCAGCAGTATAAAAAATAAATCAGTTGATAACTTTTCACTATGTCTTTTAATTTTATTAAGGAAAAATTTGTGAATTCAAACCTCTATAATGATTACCTGCAAGCTAAGAAAATGCACTCTGATAAGCACTCCCAAGAAATAGCGGCCTTACTTAGCGTATCGGAGGCCCAACTAATTCATTGTCGTGTCGGTAAAGATAATGTTCAACGATTGGTCAGTAAACCTATTGATATCTTGCAAGATTTAACCACAATAGGCAAAGCTATAGGGATCACTCGTAATCAGTACGCTGTTAGTATTCAAACGGGTGCATACAATAACCCAAAATTTAGTAACCACGGTGGGCTATTTCTAAACCCTAAAGCATTAGACTTACGCATGTTCTTTGCGCAGTGGAGCTCAGTTTTTGCACTCACTGAAAAAATGCCAGAGGGAACTCGCCACAGTATTCAATTTTTCGATAAATATGGTGATTCGTTACACAAGGTCTTTTCCACCGACAACTCTGATATAGCTGCTTGGCAAGCCATGATAGAGCGCTACAGCACATCAGAGAATCCGCCTATCGAACCTAAAACAATTTCGCCATTTTCAGAACAGAAAATTAGCGAAGAACTCGCCTCTCAATTAGAGCAACAATGGCGTGAGATGACCAATGTTCATCAGTTCTTTGGTATATTAAAGAAACACAATTTAAGTCGTCAGCAAGTTTTTCGTGTCGTTAGCCAAGAATTAGCATGGCAAGTCCCTACTACGGCTTTATCTGAATTACTCTCTCTTGCATACCATGCAAAAAATGAAGTTATGCTCTTTGTAGGAAACCGTGGGTGTGTGCAAATATTTACAGGAAAAATAAATGAACTATCATCACTCTCTGTTGAAAGTTCTCAAACTGATTGGTTAAATGTTTCAAGTACAAACTTTAAACTTCATATCATTGAAAATGGCATTTCTGAGTGCTGGGTCACACGTAAGCCAACTAAAGATGGCTTTGTGACAAGTCTTGAGGTCTTTGATACCCAAGGTAACCAAATTATTCAAATGTATGGCCAGCGTATTGAAGGCACTCCCGAACAAATAGAATGGAGCAAGCAAATTCTTTCAATATCTCGCATATAATAAAAGAATAATAAGAAAGTAGATAATCTGTCATGGTAATTTTCTAAATACTTTTCAATCATAAATTGTGGTTTGAATTAGACATGAAAATTGCCATAGACCCTTTACCTCATTAATTCACAACAACGATACAAGCCACTTTTTGATATAGAAATAGAATAATCATCCATCTCTCGCACAAAGTATTTAACTTACCGCATATATTAGTTATTCATACTACGAAAACTGTAGTTACAAGCACTTTCAATCATAACAATTACCTCGGAATTTCCTGTTTATTGTTATAGAAATACGATTATAAATGAAGCAATAATATTTCAATTATTTACTTGGTTAATAATTTCGAATAGCTTGAACAATTTTTTTGAACATGATGAAAACTTTCTCTTTTTCTCATCTATAAAAATGACATAAAAACATAGTTACTTGAATTAAAAGAATTTTAAACATACAATATTGAATGTTTAAAATGTTAATTTTTTCAACATCTATTGTACTGATAGTTATTCTCATTAAAAAACCGCACGTTTAGCCTATCGATATATCGGAAAAACAGGAAGAATAGACCCTAATTTCGTGAGTTATTATTAGTTATTAATGAACAATAGCCTACTTGAGTAGGAGGTAAATATGTCAGAAAGTGTAGTCAACGATATTGTTAAATGGCTTGAAAGTCAGTTGCAGCGCAATGAAGGCATCAAAATCGACACAATTGCCGATAAAAGCGGCTATTCAAAATGGCATTTACAGCGTGTTTTCAAAGAAATGAAAGGCTGCACGCTTGGTGAATACGTCCGTAAACGTCGTTTATTAGAAGCAGCTAAATCATTACGTGAAGGCAACTTACCTATTCTTGATATCGCATTGCAATATGGCTTTAGTTCACAGGCGACATTTACCCGCATCTTTAAAAAGCACTTTGATACAACGCCTGCAAAATTTCGCCAATCAGGTGAATTACCTGAATGCAAAAACTTTATGACTTGTAGCTGTC includes these proteins:
- a CDS encoding hemin-degrading factor, which encodes MNSNLYNDYLQAKKMHSDKHSQEIAALLSVSEAQLIHCRVGKDNVQRLVSKPIDILQDLTTIGKAIGITRNQYAVSIQTGAYNNPKFSNHGGLFLNPKALDLRMFFAQWSSVFALTEKMPEGTRHSIQFFDKYGDSLHKVFSTDNSDIAAWQAMIERYSTSENPPIEPKTISPFSEQKISEELASQLEQQWREMTNVHQFFGILKKHNLSRQQVFRVVSQELAWQVPTTALSELLSLAYHAKNEVMLFVGNRGCVQIFTGKINELSSLSVESSQTDWLNVSSTNFKLHIIENGISECWVTRKPTKDGFVTSLEVFDTQGNQIIQMYGQRIEGTPEQIEWSKQILSISRI
- a CDS encoding helix-turn-helix domain-containing protein; translated protein: MSESVVNDIVKWLESQLQRNEGIKIDTIADKSGYSKWHLQRVFKEMKGCTLGEYVRKRRLLEAAKSLREGNLPILDIALQYGFSSQATFTRIFKKHFDTTPAKFRQSGELPECKNFMTCSCHN